The Podospora pseudocomata strain CBS 415.72m chromosome 1 map unlocalized CBS415.72m_1, whole genome shotgun sequence genome has a segment encoding these proteins:
- the NdufS2 gene encoding ndufs2, NADH ubiquinone oxidoreductase 49 kd subunit (EggNog:ENOG503NVGU; COG:C) — protein MASLYRLAGRSAKRLCQRPSSPFLTTPAFPASRAFSASALRRAGEITWEGTRLTPTNPDFEAVADPYKHIIGAREEAPSKVPLDTENSVDDRKVRHYTVNFGPQHPAAHGVLRLILELSGEEIVRADPHVGLLHRGTEKLCEYKTYLQALPYFDRLDYVSMMTNEQCFSLAVEKLLNVEIPERAKFIRTLFGEITRILNHLMSVLSHAMDVGALTPFLWGFEEREKLMEFYERVSGARLHAAYVRPGGVHQDIPMGLLDDIYQWATQFGDRIDETEEMLTDNRIWINRLKGVGVVSAAEAINLSFTGVMLRGSGVPFDIRKSQPYDAYDQVEFDVPVGVNGDCYDRYLCRMEEFRQSLRIIHQCLNKMPAGPVRVEDYKISPPPRSAMKENMEALIHHFLLYTKGYAVPPGDTYSAIEAPKGEMGVYVVSDGSERPYRVHIRAPGFAHLGGFDHISKGHLLADAVAVIGTMDLVFGEVDR, from the exons ATGGCGTCGCTGTACAGGCTCGCCGGCCGCAGCGCCAAGCGCCTCTGTCAAAGGCCATCGTcgcccttcctcaccaccccggcCTTCCCTGCTTCCCGcgccttctccgcctcggccCTCCGAAGAGCTGGCGAGATCACCTGGGAGGGCACCCGCCTGACCCCTACCAACCCCGACTTCGAGGCCGTCGCCGACCCCTACAAGCACATCATCGGCGCCCGGGAGGAAGCCCCCTCAAAAGTCCCTCTCGACACCGAGAACTCGGTCGACGACCGCAAGGTCCGCCACTACACAGTCAACTTTGGTCCCCAGCATCCTGCCGCCCACGGCGTGTTGCGTTTGATTCTGGAGCTGTCTGGTGAGGAGATCGTCCGTGCCGATCCTCACGTTGGTCTTTTGCACCGTGGTACCGAGAAGCTGTGCGAGTACAAGACATATCTCCAGGCCCTGCCTTACTTCGACCGTCTCGACTATGTTTCCATGATGACCAACGAGCAGTGCTTCTCGCTCGCTGTTGAGAAGCTGTTGAACGTCGAGATTCCCGAGCGCGCCAAGTTCATCCGCACCCTGTTTGGCGAGATCACCCGTATCTTGAACCACTTGATGTCCGTCTTGTCGCACGCCATGGATGTTGGCGCTCTTACACCTTTCTTGTGGGGTTtcgaggagagagaaaagctCATG GAATTCTATGAGCGCGTCTCTGGCGCCCGTCTCCACGCTGCCTATGTCCGCCCCGGCGGTGTCCACCAAGACATCCCCATGGGTCTCCTCGACGACATCTACCAATGGGCGACGCAGTTCGGCGACCGCATCGATGAAACTGAGGAAATGCTGACGGACAACCGCATCTGGATCAACCGTCTCAAGGGCGTCGGCGTCGTCTCGGCcgccgaggccatcaacctctccttcacgGGCGTCATGCTCCGCGGCTCCGGCGTCCCCTTTGACATCCGCAAGTCCCAGCCCTACGACGCCTACGACCAAGTCGAGTTCGACGTCCCTGTCGGTGTCAACGGTGACTGCTATGACCGCTACCTCTGCCGCATGGAGGAGTTCCGCCAGTCGCTGAGAATCATCCACCAGTGCCTCAACAAGATGCCTGCTGGTCCTGTGAGGGTGGAGGATTACAAGATCTCGCCTCCCCCCAGGAGCGCCATGAAGGAGAACATGGAGGCCTTGATTCACCACTTTTTGCTGTACACCAAGGGGTATGCGGTGCCGCCGGGGGATACCTACTCTGCGATTGAGGCGCCGAAGGGTGAGATGGGTGTTTATGTTGTGAGTGACGGGAGCGAGAGGCCCTACCGGGTGCACATTCGGGCGCCTGGGTTTGCGCACTTGGGTGGGTTTGATCACATTTCCAAGGGGCATTTGCTGGCTGATGCTGTGGCGGTGATTGGTACGATGgatttggtgtttg GTGAGGTTGATCGGTAA
- the COX17 gene encoding Cytochrome c oxidase copper chaperone (COG:O; EggNog:ENOG503P741), whose amino-acid sequence MSSAQATASSIASSAPVAPVIAQSAAAAADKPKPCCVCKDEKAKRDECMLFSKAADPQKDCLSTIDQYRSCMAGFGFKV is encoded by the exons ATGTCCTCCGCCCAAGCTACCGCCAGCTCAATCG CCTCCAGCGCCCCGGTTGCGCCGGTGATCGCCCAgtcagctgctgctgctgctgacaaGCCCAAG CCCTGCTGCGTGTGCAAAGACGAAAAGGCCAAGCGCGACGAGTGCATGCTCTTCTCCAAGGCTGCCGACCCACAAAAGGACTGCTTGTCGACCATTGATCAGTATAGGAGTTGTatggctgggtttgggttcAAGGTTtag
- the TEL2 gene encoding telomere binding protein (COG:O; EggNog:ENOG503NUCB; BUSCO:EOG09263YUI), translated as MDDFLTPVSTIRITDMKESETPQGLASSQPKSSTATSGKPAPASPEYALELLKQQPSYDELIASLRFLSKHQSENDIPSIKRPSPISAQLVQVLVSEIVTNHWILLQEDAGDSKNSGFKLLLYCLSSITGINAILVRLRALIQEYKAESEGPGKLKRPHIHLNLETLLDLLEGLLKGDGWILEAWQTAKASSGPDAATSAVRMRPRAQEILTLFGGGRIVSLAAEAESIVKANKAAKDGDYEIWVADAQQYTAWLGRNIVTWQLSNGPTESPKFGSDLFSKGLKLGHGEILTKHVLGELVLKKGADPSKFGMLLSNLPPTEQRKVLFSILKLFSSEYLDRLGHCDSEESKPIVSAVAGAIKSIIGESTSLKNYLVEWLTSSSGAGLGEGVGIRRTVLAVISQNRDDIVAVLEKSLSQFGDQLYIKHSPMLQQEAHAEVLLLSAGYVHRLSPIKLTLMMRTSVWLNAISNRLTAPHQKARLLGMWMGEALSNLVDKGDKRLNFNTEGEFDEMATWYKGLTQVSDEIGSMEPLFESPPTIRPKRKTSPSKAAKTAPRPPGQHPQTGFIIEELSDEEGPEEDDLVPYAKPESDEEDSDDDPTLIRRDKPKAPVYIRDLIRYLRDTESYDLQRLALTTAPTLIRRKAEYGTEVKEHADELAGHLIGLSDKFEMEDFDDLRLQGMIALVIAQPKVMAPWFAKTFFDGDYSISQRASVLIVLGLTSRELAGFETSTYSAASAFPSKTLPEKVEKLYLPQSTSIYQPSSSSTLEPLPPNALDGIATSITDAFLAPMAAEAADNATGPNALKLSTFTERLNNPEKVRYITKTKPRIRSIPNLTAGVLSTYFFSPLISRFQAALHSSSSRTRGILFNPYLLSLYLKTLALIIHASGPSTLSLPQMTGEFWRLLLDTSVRAQAVGDLQLTGAVLFGFMALLDVNEDRMREVCREMGREVVEAQDWVAGVFSGLRGGDEGGEEERVRMLAAGVLVRLGEAVERWRLVLVGDMIGF; from the exons ATGGATGACTTCTTGACACCAGTGAGCACCATTCGAATCACAGACATGAAAGAATCAGAAACACCACAAGGCCTCGCCAGCTCTCAACCCAaatcttcaacagcaacatcagGCAAACCCGCCCCTGCTTCACCAGAATATGCTCTCGAACTCTTGAAACAACAACCTAGCTATGACGAGCTCATCGCCTCTCTACGATTTCTCTCCAAGCATCAGTCAGAAAATGATATTCCCAGCATCAAGCGTCCCAGTCCCATCAGTGCACAACTTGTCCAGGTATTGGTCTCGGAAATCGTCACAAACCACTGGATTCTACTCCAAGAAGATGCTGGAGACAGCAAGAATTCCGGGTTCAAACTCCTGCTTTATTGTCTTTCCAGTATCACAGGCATCAACGCGATTCTAGTCCGTCTGCGGGCTTTGATACAAGAATACAAAGCCGAAAGTGAAGGACCTGGGAAGCTCAAAAGACCACACATTCATCTCAACCTTGAAACTCTCTTGGACCTGTTGGAGGGCTTGCTGAAAGGAGACGGGTGGATTCTCGAGGCTTGGCAGACTGCCAAAGCGTCATCTGGCCCTGATGCTGCCACTTCAGCGGTGCGAATGAGGCCAAGAGCACAAGAGATCCTGACCCtatttggtggtggcaggatTGTCTcgcttgctgctgaggctgagAGTATCGTCAAGGCGAACAAGGCCGCGAAAGATGGGGACTATGAGATCTGGGTGGCAGATGCACAGCAGTACACCGCATGGTTGGGGAGAAATATTGTTACCTGGCAGTTATCAAATGGGCCCACTGAGAGTCCAAAGTTCGGTTCGGATCTCTTTTCGAAGGGACTGAAGTTGGGTCATGGTG AAATCTTGACCAAGCATGTCCTGGGAGAACTGGTGCTGAAGAAAGGAGCAGACCCGTCCAAGTTCGGCATGCTGCTGAGCAATCTGCCGCCTACAGAGCAACGGAAGGTGTTGTTTTCCATACTGAAGCTGTTCTCCTCAGAATATCTCGATCGGCTCGGGCACTGCGACTCTGAAGAAAGCAAGCCAATAGTATCTGCGGTTGCTGGCGCAATCAAATCGATCATCGGCGAAAGCACGAGTCTCAAGAATTACTTGGTGGAATGGCTCACCAGCTCATCAGGGGCCGGTCTTGGCGAAGGGGTGGGCATCAGGAGAACAGTACTAGCCGTCATCTCTCAAAACCGGGATGATATCGTTGCTGTACTGGAAAAGAGCTTGAGTCAGTTTGGAGATCAGCTCTACATCAAGCATTCACCAATGCTACAACAGGAAG CCCATGCCGAAGTTCTATTGCTGAGCGCCGGTTATGTACATAGATTGTCACCTATCAAGCTCACTTTGATGATGCGCACCAGTGTTTGGTTGAACGCCATCTCCAACAGACTGACAGCACCTCACCAGAAGGCTCGCTTGTTGGGCATGTGGATGGGCGAGGCTCTCTCTAACCTGGTCGATAAGGGCGACAAGCggctcaacttcaacacgGAAGGAGAGTTCGACGAGATGGCCACATGGTACAAGGGGTTGACACAGGTCTCGGATGAGATTGGGAGCATGGAACCTCTGTTTGAGTCGCCGCCGACAATTCGTCCAAAGAGGAAAACATCCCCATCAAAAGCAGCAAAAACAGCACCAAGACCCCCTGGCCAGCATCCACAGACTGGCTTCATCATCGAAGAGCTTAGCGATGAAGAAgggccggaggaggatgacctTGTGCCATACGCAAAGCCTGAGTCTGACGAAGAGGATTCGGATGATGACCCGACGTTGATCAGAAGGGACAAGCCAAAGGCCCCAGTGTATATCAGGGACTTGATACGGTACCTCCGTGACACAGAAAGCTACGACCTTCAGCGGTTAGCCCTTACAACAGCTCCAACACTCATCCGCCGAAAAGCCGAGTACGGAACAGAGGTCAAAGAGCACGCTGACGAGCTCGCCGGTCACTTGATAGGCCTAAGCGACAAGTTCGAGATGGAAGACTTTGACGACCTCCGACTTCAGGGAATGATCGCTCTGGTCATCGCCCAGCCAAAGGTCATGGCCCCCTGGTTCGCCAAAACATTCTTTGATGGCGATTACTCCATCTCCCAACGAGCCTCTGTTCTGATCGTCTTGGGTTTAACCTCGAGAGAACTGGCCGGCTTCGAAACATCTACTTACTCGGCCGCCTCCGCCTTCCCGTCCAAGACCCTACCCGAAAAAGTCGAGAAGCTTTACCTACCCCAATCCACCTCTATTTATCAACCCTCTTCGTCATCCACTCttgaacccctccccccaaacgccCTAGATGGCATAGCCACTTCCATAACCGACGCCTTCCTCGCACCAATGGCCGCAGAAGCAGCCGACAATGCCACTGGTCCCAACGCCCTGAAGTTGTCCACTTTTACAGAGCGCTTGAACAACCCCGAGAAAGTCCGTTACAtaaccaaaaccaaacccCGAATCCGAAGCATCCCCAACCTTACCGCCGGTGTGTTATCAACATACTTCTTTTCCCCTCTCATCTCCCGCTTCCAAGCGGCTTTAcactcgtcctcgtcacGAACAAGGGGGATATTATTCAACCCTTACCTTTTGTCGCTCTACCTCAAGACGTTGGCGTTGATTATCCACGCTTCTGGACCTAGTACGCTGTCGTTGCCGCAGATGACGGGGGAgttttggaggttgttgttggataCGAGTGTGAGGGCACAGGCGGTGGGGGATTTGCAGTTGACGGGGGCGGTGCTGTTTGGGTTTATGGCGTTGCTGGATGTGAATGAGGAtcggatgagggaggtgtgcagggagatggggagggaggtggtggaggcgcaGGATTGGGTTGCGGGGGTGTTTTcgggtttgagggggggtgatgaagggggggaggaggagagggtgaggatgttggctgcgggTGTGCTGGTTaggttgggggaggcggtggagaggtggaggttggttttggtgggggataTGATTGGGTTTTAG
- the RPC40 gene encoding DNA-directed RNA polymerase core subunit rpc40 (EggNog:ENOG503NUTN; COG:K; BUSCO:EOG09263CLY) yields the protein MPHKPPTKEELEKRKIVGVNLETVTDVSSTDFPGHYPGEDHAWDIERFKRGFSVEFHQNDPHEASFSLIGIDASIANAFRRIMIADVPTLAIENVFVWNNTSVIQDEVLAHRLGLIPFTGGREGLTDFLKWYRKPANGDPAECKDFNTVALELNVKCEHNENADPNETDPTKLYHHAHVYAKDIVFKPIGRQVDYFSGEDIIRPVNPDILIAKLRPGQEINVQMHMHKGVGSDHAKFSPVATASYRIMPTITITQPILGRDAEKFQRCFPKGVIGLEKVTAEEAAQKGSGYEGHEGELKAVVVDPKSDTVSREALRHEEFKDKVKLGRRRDHFIYLVESTGQWKSDAIFLESVSHLKAKAKALEKQLVNMVR from the exons ATGCCTCACAAACCGCCAaccaaggaggagctcgagaagcGCAAG ATCGTCGGCGTCAACCTCGAGACCGTAACCGATGTCTCTTCGACCGATTTCCCCGGCCACTACCCCGGCGAAGACCACGCTTGGGATATTGAGCGCTTCAAGCGCGGCTTCTCGGTCGAATTCCACCAAAACGACCCCCACGaagcctccttctccctcatcggCATCGACGCCTCCATCGCCAACGCCTTCCGCCGCATCATGATCGCCGACGTgcccaccctcgccatcgaAAACGTCTTCGTCTGGAACAACACCTCGGTCATCCAAGATGAGGTTCTCGCCCACCGCCTGGGCCTCATCCCCTTCACCGGCGGCCGCGAAGGGCTCACCGACTTCCTTAAGTGGTATCGGAAGCCCGCCAACGGCGACCCGGCTGAATGCAAGGACTTCAACACCGTCGCGCTCGAGCTGAACGTCAAGTGCGAGCACAACGAGAACGCTGACCCGAACGAGACGGACCCCACCAAGTTGTATCATCATGCGCATGTGTATGCAAAGGATATTGTGTTCAAGCCTATTGGTCGCCAGGTGGATTATTTCTCGGGCGAGGACATCATTCGGCCGGTGAACCCAGACATCCTAATTGCCAAGCTTCGTCCTGGGCAGGAGATCAATGTTCAGATGCACATGCACAAGGGTGTGGGGTCGGATCATGCCAAGTTCTCACCTGTTGCTACCGCTTCGTACCGTATCATGcctaccatcaccatcactcaACCTATCCTTGGCCGGGATGCCGAAAAGTTCCAGAGATGCTTCCCCAAGGGTGTCATCGGGCTTGAGAAGGTGACCGCAGAGGAGGCTGCCCAGAAGGGATCAGGGTATGAGGGCCACGAGGGAGAGCTGAAGGCTGTTGTGGTCGACCCAAAGAGCGACACCGTCAGTAGAGAGGCGCTTCGCCACGAGGAGTTCAAGGACAAGGTTAAGCTTGGCAGGAGACGGGATCATTTCATCTATCTCGTGGAAAGCACCGGGCAGTGGAAGAGCGATGCGATTTTCCTGGAGTCGGTGTCGCATTTGAAGGCCAAGGCGAAGGCACTGGAGAAGCAGCTTGTCAACATGGTCAGGTAG
- the uba3 gene encoding NEDD8 activating enzyme (COG:O; EggNog:ENOG503NU43): protein MSAGPVHPFSEPARWKYLDRIRTRPGPFTTPEMFSGETSAEAMDKMKILVIGAGGLGCELLKNLALSGFKNIHVIDMDTIDISNLNRQFLFRQSDVGKFKAEVAAAFVEKRVKGVKITPHNCKIQDFDEDFYMQFQIVVCGLDSIEARRWINATLVNMVDETIEDSYKPLIDGGTEGFKGQARVILPTITSCLECQLDMHAPRAAVPLCTLASIPRQPEHCIEWAHVIAWDKEKPFPQLDKDDPEHITWLYQKALLRAKEFNISGVTYSLTQGVVKNIIPAIAATNSVIAAACCNEALKIATNCAPYLGYPENNYMMYSGNDSIYTYTFKHEKKDDCPVCGVSARELAVDPKWTLQELVDSFAARPEAQLKKPSVRAEGKTLYMQSPPSLEEQTRPNLEKTLAEGLGLVDGQEIGVTDPAFATVSFKFRLKFT from the coding sequence ATGTCTGCCGGCCCGGTCCACCCCTTCTCTGAACCGGCAAGATGGAAGTATCTCGACAGAATACGCACCCGGCCAgggcccttcaccacccccgagatGTTCAGCGGTGAAACGAGCGCAGAAGCCATGGACAAGATGAAGATCCTCGTTATCGGCGCCGGCGGTCTAGGCTGCGAGCTCCTCAAGAACCTCGCCCTCTCGGGCTTCAAAAACATCCACGTCATCGACATGGACACCATCgacatctccaacctcaaccgccaGTTCCTCTTCCGCCAGTCAGACGTCGGCAAGTTCAAAGCCGaagtcgccgccgccttcgtcGAGAAGCGCGTCAAAGGCGTCAAAATCACCCCACACAACTGCAAAATCCAAGACTTTGACGAGGATTTCTACATGCAATTCCAAATCGTCGTCTGCGGCCTCGACAGCATCGAAGCCCGCCGCTGGATCAACGCCACCCTCGTCAACATGGTCGACGAGACGATAGAAGACAGCTACAAACCCCTCATCGACGGCGGCACCGAAGGCTTCAAAGGCCAAGCCCGCGTCATCCtcccaaccatcacctcctgcCTCGAATGCCAGCTCGACATGCATGCCCCCCGCGCCGCCGTCCCCCTCTGCACCCTCGCGAGCATCCCCCGTCAGCCAGAACACTGCATCGAATGGGCCCACGTCATCGCCTGGGACAAAGAGAAACCCTTCCcccagctcgacaaggacgaCCCCGAGCACATCACTTGGCTCTACCAAAAAGCCCTCCTCCGCGCAAAGGAATTCAACATCTCGGGCGTGACATACTCCCTCACCCAGGGCGTGGTAAAGAATATCATCCCGGCCATCGCGGCAACAAACTCGGTCATCGCCGCGGCCTGCTGCAACGAAGCCCTCAAAATCGCTACCAACTGTGCCCCTTATTTGGGCTACCCGGAGAATAACTACATGATGTACTCGGGCAACGACAGCATATACACGTACACGTTCAAACACGAGAAAAAGGACGACTGTCCTGTTTGTGGTGTTTCGGCGAGGGAGTTGGCGGTTGATCCAAAGTGGACGCtgcaggagctggtggaCTCGTTTGCGGCGAGGCCGGAGGCTCAGCTGAAGAAGCCGAGTGTGAGGGCGGAGGGCAAGACGCTTTATATGCAGAGCCCGCCTAGTTTGGAGGAGCAGACGAGACCGAACTTGGAAAAGACGCTTGCGGaggggctggggttggtggatgggCAGGAGATTGGTGTTACGGACCCTGCTTTTGCTACGGTTTCGTTCAAGTTTAGGTTGAAGTTTACTTGA